The Urbifossiella limnaea genome has a window encoding:
- a CDS encoding nucleotide sugar dehydrogenase, whose product MTDAATTLIDKIRHRTARVGIIGLGYVGLPLARAFARTGFRVLGFDIDPHKVAKLNAGKSYIKQFPDATIAGMREKGFEATDRFDRLGEADAVLICVPTPLTDAREPDLRYVEESAHAVAAQLRPGQLVVLESTTYPTTTRGVVLPILERTGLEPGKDFLLAFSPEREDPGNATFSVNNIPKVVGGLDAGSGDAACALYSAVVPQVVRVNSPETAEACKILENTYRAVNIALVNELKVLYDRMGIDVWEVIDAAKTKPFGFQAFYPGPGLGGHCIPVDPFYLTWVARKYGCNTRFIELAGEVNTGMPAFVVTKLADALNDAGKAVKGSKVAMLGVAYKKDVDDPRESPSFELLDKLIGKGAKVTYNDPHVPELPRMRHWPQLPAMASQAITPEYLAAQDAVLIATDHTAYDYDQIVRHSRLVIDTRNATRNVRDGRDKVVRA is encoded by the coding sequence ATGACCGACGCCGCCACCACGCTCATCGACAAGATTCGGCACCGCACCGCCCGGGTCGGCATCATCGGCCTCGGGTACGTCGGCCTGCCGCTGGCCCGGGCCTTCGCGCGCACCGGGTTCCGCGTCCTCGGCTTCGACATCGACCCGCACAAGGTCGCCAAGCTGAACGCCGGCAAGTCGTACATCAAACAGTTCCCCGACGCCACCATCGCCGGCATGCGCGAGAAGGGCTTCGAGGCCACCGACCGGTTCGACCGGCTGGGCGAAGCGGACGCGGTGCTCATCTGCGTCCCCACGCCGCTCACGGACGCGCGCGAGCCCGACTTGCGCTACGTCGAGGAGTCGGCCCACGCCGTCGCCGCGCAGCTGCGGCCGGGGCAGCTCGTCGTCCTTGAGAGCACCACCTACCCGACCACCACCCGCGGCGTCGTGCTGCCGATCCTGGAGCGCACCGGCCTCGAACCCGGCAAGGACTTCCTGCTGGCGTTCAGCCCGGAGCGCGAGGACCCGGGGAACGCGACGTTCTCGGTCAACAACATCCCCAAGGTGGTCGGGGGGCTCGACGCCGGCAGCGGCGACGCCGCGTGCGCGCTCTACTCGGCGGTGGTGCCGCAGGTGGTCCGCGTCAACAGCCCGGAGACAGCCGAGGCGTGCAAGATCCTGGAGAACACGTACCGCGCCGTGAACATCGCGCTGGTGAACGAGCTGAAGGTGCTCTACGACCGCATGGGCATCGACGTGTGGGAGGTGATCGACGCCGCGAAGACGAAGCCGTTCGGCTTCCAGGCGTTCTACCCCGGGCCGGGCCTCGGCGGGCACTGCATCCCGGTGGACCCGTTCTACCTGACGTGGGTGGCCCGCAAGTACGGCTGCAACACGCGGTTCATCGAGCTGGCCGGCGAGGTGAACACCGGGATGCCGGCGTTCGTCGTGACGAAGCTCGCCGACGCGCTCAACGACGCCGGCAAGGCGGTGAAGGGGAGCAAGGTGGCGATGCTCGGCGTGGCGTACAAGAAGGACGTGGACGACCCGCGCGAGAGCCCGTCGTTCGAGCTGCTGGACAAGCTCATCGGCAAGGGCGCGAAGGTGACGTACAACGACCCGCACGTTCCGGAGCTGCCGCGGATGCGGCACTGGCCGCAGCTGCCGGCGATGGCGAGTCAGGCGATCACGCCGGAATACCTGGCGGCGCAGGACGCGGTGCTGATCGCCACCGACCACACGGCCTACGACTACGATCAGATCGTGCGGCACAGCCGGCTGGTGATCGACACCCGCAACGCCACGCGGAACGTGCGCGACGGGCGTGACAAGGTGGTGCGGGCGTAG